In a genomic window of Penaeus vannamei isolate JL-2024 chromosome 10, ASM4276789v1, whole genome shotgun sequence:
- the Smyd5 gene encoding histone-lysine N-trimethyltransferase SMYD5 isoform X2 — MASKEVIGECEDPSVEVRVIGEPIGKGLFALKNFKAGEVIFEERPLVSCQFLWNAAYGYLACDYCMRPLETAEENACRLAQNPHLSLPYPECCDTKKDSLIECPQCDASYCSRECRASAWNQYHETLCLQSFTPDPSHPLVMLQEAWKWWGLQPDSNHSQGSTSQKRIRTSDVEQMHYPPETACIMLLARIIATVLQAADKEGATALFMQFCHRTVNEEEEIAHKLLGAEFHDQLEALRDLMEKALGAPEVRHWLTPEGFRSLVALVGTNGQGIGTSPLSRWVRNCDALEISAEEREKLDQLIDNIYDQLDKEAGGFLNNEGSGLYPLQSACNHSCDPNAMPTFPYNNFHLVMTAVKDIAAGEEICVSYLDECNLSRSRHSRINILRENYLFTCRCTKCNEQSGDPDVTSDEDMEDEEEEEDQ, encoded by the exons ATGGCATCTAAGGAGGTGATAGGGGAGTGCGAAGACCCAAGTGTGGAGGTTCGGGTCATAGGGGAACCTATT GGAAAAGGCTTGTTTGCCCTCAAGAACTTCAAAGCCGGCGAGGTTATATTCGAAGAGCGGCCGCTGGTGTCGTGTCAGTTTCTGTGGAATGCCGCGTACGGATATTTAGCTTGTGATTATTGTATGAG ACCTCTTGAAACTGCTGAGGAGAATGCCTGCCGTTTAGCTCAGAATCCCCACTTGTCACTGCCGTACCCTGAATGTTGTGACACAAAGAAAGACTCCCTTATTGAGTGCCCTCAATGCGAT GCGTCTTACTGTAGCCGAGAATGTAGAGCCAGCGCTTGGAACCAATATCACGAAACATTATGTCTCCAGTCATTCACGCCAGATCCATCACATCCACTTGTAATGCTACAGGAAGCTTGGAA GTGGTGGGGATTGCAGCCAGATTCAAATCACAGCCAGGGGTCTACAAGCCAAAAAAGAATAAGGACCTCAGATGTAGA GCAGATGCATTACCCTCCAGAGACAGCCTGCATTATGCTCCTGGCTCGTATCATTGCCACTGTGCTTCAGGCGGCAGACAAAGAAGGGGCAACTGCTTTGTTTATGCAGTTCTGTCACCGGACagtgaacgaggaagaagaaattgcCCATAAGCTGTTAGGAGCAGAATTCCATGACCAGTTAGAGGCTCTGCGGGACTTGATGGAGAAAGCCCTAGGTGCTCCTGAAGTGCGTCAT TGGCTTACACCTGAGGGTTTTAGATCACTGGTGGCTTTGGTAGGCACAAATGGCCAGGGCATTGGGACAAGTCCCCTGAGTCGCTGGGTGAGAAATTGTGATGCTTTAGAAATATctgcggaagaaagagagaagctcgATCAACTTATTGACAATATATATGATCAGCTGGATAAGG AGGCTGGAGGTTTCCTCAACAACGAAGGCTCCGGCCTCTACCCACTGCAGAGCGCTTGCAATCATAGCTGTGATCCCAACGCAATGCCAACGTTTCCATACAACAACTTCCATTTAGTAATGACTGCAGTAAAAGACATTGCTGCTGGGGAGGAAATCTGTGTCAGCTACCTGGATGAGTGCAACTTGAGCAGGAGTCGGCACTCTCGGATCAACATACTTAG AGAAAACTACCTGTTCACCTGCCGTTGCACCAAGTGTAATGAACAGTCGGGAGATCCAGATGTAACGAGTGATGAAGAcatggaagatgaggaggaggaggaggatcagtaA
- the Smyd5 gene encoding histone-lysine N-trimethyltransferase SMYD5 isoform X1: MASKEVIGECEDPSVEVRVIGEPIGKGLFALKNFKAGEVIFEERPLVSCQFLWNAAYGYLACDYCMRPLETAEENACRLAQNPHLSLPYPECCDTKKDSLIECPQCDASYCSRECRASAWNQYHETLCLQSFTPDPSHPLVMLQEAWKWWGLQPDSNHSQGSTSQKRIRTSDVEYGQMHYPPETACIMLLARIIATVLQAADKEGATALFMQFCHRTVNEEEEIAHKLLGAEFHDQLEALRDLMEKALGAPEVRHWLTPEGFRSLVALVGTNGQGIGTSPLSRWVRNCDALEISAEEREKLDQLIDNIYDQLDKEAGGFLNNEGSGLYPLQSACNHSCDPNAMPTFPYNNFHLVMTAVKDIAAGEEICVSYLDECNLSRSRHSRINILRENYLFTCRCTKCNEQSGDPDVTSDEDMEDEEEEEDQ; encoded by the exons ATGGCATCTAAGGAGGTGATAGGGGAGTGCGAAGACCCAAGTGTGGAGGTTCGGGTCATAGGGGAACCTATT GGAAAAGGCTTGTTTGCCCTCAAGAACTTCAAAGCCGGCGAGGTTATATTCGAAGAGCGGCCGCTGGTGTCGTGTCAGTTTCTGTGGAATGCCGCGTACGGATATTTAGCTTGTGATTATTGTATGAG ACCTCTTGAAACTGCTGAGGAGAATGCCTGCCGTTTAGCTCAGAATCCCCACTTGTCACTGCCGTACCCTGAATGTTGTGACACAAAGAAAGACTCCCTTATTGAGTGCCCTCAATGCGAT GCGTCTTACTGTAGCCGAGAATGTAGAGCCAGCGCTTGGAACCAATATCACGAAACATTATGTCTCCAGTCATTCACGCCAGATCCATCACATCCACTTGTAATGCTACAGGAAGCTTGGAA GTGGTGGGGATTGCAGCCAGATTCAAATCACAGCCAGGGGTCTACAAGCCAAAAAAGAATAAGGACCTCAGATGTAGAGTATGG GCAGATGCATTACCCTCCAGAGACAGCCTGCATTATGCTCCTGGCTCGTATCATTGCCACTGTGCTTCAGGCGGCAGACAAAGAAGGGGCAACTGCTTTGTTTATGCAGTTCTGTCACCGGACagtgaacgaggaagaagaaattgcCCATAAGCTGTTAGGAGCAGAATTCCATGACCAGTTAGAGGCTCTGCGGGACTTGATGGAGAAAGCCCTAGGTGCTCCTGAAGTGCGTCAT TGGCTTACACCTGAGGGTTTTAGATCACTGGTGGCTTTGGTAGGCACAAATGGCCAGGGCATTGGGACAAGTCCCCTGAGTCGCTGGGTGAGAAATTGTGATGCTTTAGAAATATctgcggaagaaagagagaagctcgATCAACTTATTGACAATATATATGATCAGCTGGATAAGG AGGCTGGAGGTTTCCTCAACAACGAAGGCTCCGGCCTCTACCCACTGCAGAGCGCTTGCAATCATAGCTGTGATCCCAACGCAATGCCAACGTTTCCATACAACAACTTCCATTTAGTAATGACTGCAGTAAAAGACATTGCTGCTGGGGAGGAAATCTGTGTCAGCTACCTGGATGAGTGCAACTTGAGCAGGAGTCGGCACTCTCGGATCAACATACTTAG AGAAAACTACCTGTTCACCTGCCGTTGCACCAAGTGTAATGAACAGTCGGGAGATCCAGATGTAACGAGTGATGAAGAcatggaagatgaggaggaggaggaggatcagtaA
- the Smyd5 gene encoding histone-lysine N-trimethyltransferase SMYD5 isoform X3 translates to MASKEVIGECEDPSVEVRVIGEPIGKGLFALKNFKAGEVIFEERPLVSCQFLWNAAYGYLACDYCMRPLETAEENACRLAQNPHLSLPYPECCDTKKDSLIECPQCDASYCSRECRASAWNQYHETLCLQSFTPDPSHPLVMLQEAWKQMHYPPETACIMLLARIIATVLQAADKEGATALFMQFCHRTVNEEEEIAHKLLGAEFHDQLEALRDLMEKALGAPEVRHWLTPEGFRSLVALVGTNGQGIGTSPLSRWVRNCDALEISAEEREKLDQLIDNIYDQLDKEAGGFLNNEGSGLYPLQSACNHSCDPNAMPTFPYNNFHLVMTAVKDIAAGEEICVSYLDECNLSRSRHSRINILRENYLFTCRCTKCNEQSGDPDVTSDEDMEDEEEEEDQ, encoded by the exons ATGGCATCTAAGGAGGTGATAGGGGAGTGCGAAGACCCAAGTGTGGAGGTTCGGGTCATAGGGGAACCTATT GGAAAAGGCTTGTTTGCCCTCAAGAACTTCAAAGCCGGCGAGGTTATATTCGAAGAGCGGCCGCTGGTGTCGTGTCAGTTTCTGTGGAATGCCGCGTACGGATATTTAGCTTGTGATTATTGTATGAG ACCTCTTGAAACTGCTGAGGAGAATGCCTGCCGTTTAGCTCAGAATCCCCACTTGTCACTGCCGTACCCTGAATGTTGTGACACAAAGAAAGACTCCCTTATTGAGTGCCCTCAATGCGAT GCGTCTTACTGTAGCCGAGAATGTAGAGCCAGCGCTTGGAACCAATATCACGAAACATTATGTCTCCAGTCATTCACGCCAGATCCATCACATCCACTTGTAATGCTACAGGAAGCTTGGAA GCAGATGCATTACCCTCCAGAGACAGCCTGCATTATGCTCCTGGCTCGTATCATTGCCACTGTGCTTCAGGCGGCAGACAAAGAAGGGGCAACTGCTTTGTTTATGCAGTTCTGTCACCGGACagtgaacgaggaagaagaaattgcCCATAAGCTGTTAGGAGCAGAATTCCATGACCAGTTAGAGGCTCTGCGGGACTTGATGGAGAAAGCCCTAGGTGCTCCTGAAGTGCGTCAT TGGCTTACACCTGAGGGTTTTAGATCACTGGTGGCTTTGGTAGGCACAAATGGCCAGGGCATTGGGACAAGTCCCCTGAGTCGCTGGGTGAGAAATTGTGATGCTTTAGAAATATctgcggaagaaagagagaagctcgATCAACTTATTGACAATATATATGATCAGCTGGATAAGG AGGCTGGAGGTTTCCTCAACAACGAAGGCTCCGGCCTCTACCCACTGCAGAGCGCTTGCAATCATAGCTGTGATCCCAACGCAATGCCAACGTTTCCATACAACAACTTCCATTTAGTAATGACTGCAGTAAAAGACATTGCTGCTGGGGAGGAAATCTGTGTCAGCTACCTGGATGAGTGCAACTTGAGCAGGAGTCGGCACTCTCGGATCAACATACTTAG AGAAAACTACCTGTTCACCTGCCGTTGCACCAAGTGTAATGAACAGTCGGGAGATCCAGATGTAACGAGTGATGAAGAcatggaagatgaggaggaggaggaggatcagtaA
- the LOC113828113 gene encoding UDP-N-acetylglucosamine transporter TMEM241, with amino-acid sequence MPKIAEMSHSKQLIDFLMYLILLGSTIFVNKYVLSVLNFTYPTIFQGWQTLVGGILLRILLSNKCLSVSSTDLDKAGFISLLPSFLFFSAGIVASSKALANLSVPMFLCLQNTLGSMLYLMEIIPSGGGMVALGASLITIGTAVAAVLADIDMTFSDSPYFWMMVHLACVAVQTLHSKIADARYTAVDRLYFSYVFSVVVLAPASLYLEEAFEVLHFPHAVRYDFYAGCLFSGVLGLFLNLTLMKVKRYALFSVVDPVGRLLTSVLALATFPDVTTSMVNILVCINLISAVFVPVPVPKDEDETEETVDLLREGV; translated from the exons ATGCCAAAGATTGCGGAAATGTCACACAGCAAGCAGCTCATAGACTTTTTAATGTATTTAATACTTTTAGGATCAACTATATTTGTTAATAAG TATGTGCTCTCAGTCTTAAACTTTACTTACCCCACGATCTTCCAAGGATGGCAGACACTGGTGGGTGGTATTTTGTTGCGAATTCTCCTCTCAAACAAATGCCTCAGTGTGTCCTCCACAGACCTGGACAAAGCAGGGTTCATTTCTCTGCTGCCatcatttttgttcttctctGCTGGTATTGTTGCAAGTTCAAAAGCTCTTGCAAACTTG AGTGTGCCAATGTTCCTCTGTCTTCAAAACACCCTGGGTTCCATGCTGTACCTTATGGAGATAATACCGAGTGGAGGAGGTATGGTGGCTCTGGGGGCCAGCCTCATCACCATTGGAACGGCTGTAGCGGCTGTCCTGGCTGATATTGACATGACG TTTTCAGATTCACCTTATTTCTGGATGATGGTACATCTTGCGTGTGTAGCAGTACAAACACTTCATTCCAAGATTGCTGACGCCCGGTACACAGCCGTTGACCGACTCTACTTCTCCTACGTTTTCAG TGTTGTTGTGTTGGCGCCTGCATCGCTGTATCTCGAGGAGGCTTTTGAAGTTCTGCACTTTCCACATGCAGTGCGTTATGATTTCTACGCAGGTTGCCTTTTCTCAGGAGTGTTGGGCCTTTTCCTCAATCTCACGTTGATGAAG GTTAAGCGGTATGCTCTCTTCTCCGTCGTTGATCCAGTTGGACGATTACTTACCTCTGTGCTGGCTTTAGCAACATTCCCTGATGTGACTACTAGTATGGTCAACATTCTAGTGTGCATCAACCTAATATCTGCTGTGTTTGTGCCGGTCCCAGTCCCAAAGGATGAAGATGAAACGGAAGAAACTGTGGACCTGTTACGGGAAGGAGTTTGA